In Gemmatimonadaceae bacterium, a single window of DNA contains:
- a CDS encoding protein kinase, producing MTSSLSLSGANLSALELFTEGAGSTRIYRGLSEAGAPVCIKVIPRKNNAKQLDTQRRYFLEEKALVKQVAHPNLRLPTLAIELDSVRELGALTPNGAFIFVYPWIERSLREHMDNGCLAPSAVLELGAALASGLDALHGCKPPYLHRDVKPENVLVPEAGYSQAVLSDFGILRRSGDENTTALFRGTQRYMPPEQFKGIEAQGVELDVYSLALVLWEALTGEVPLFDPQLDAFDLLQLRSDPPELPALRVDGRDCEFMADVFESALAPDPAERPGSAGELIVLLREAASRDGLHALTDDGSGFSLPDRWESEDNRASGGAFWVEASSEEESELRRLTPGIEWKYSRKRSAWYTMDKSTALRTPDISLRLSAPTRPPATRKIPDGAVPFLKPVRPNDKLARIVGPSPLPRTELTTRLWAYIKRKGLQDKKNRRMINADDALRDVFGGRSQVSMFDMTKLVSRNLIYDDE from the coding sequence ATGACGTCGTCGCTATCGCTGTCTGGAGCGAACCTGTCTGCTTTAGAGCTCTTCACAGAGGGGGCCGGATCAACTCGCATCTACCGCGGGCTGAGTGAGGCTGGTGCTCCCGTCTGCATCAAGGTCATCCCGAGAAAGAACAACGCGAAACAACTGGATACGCAGAGGCGATACTTTCTTGAGGAGAAAGCGCTCGTTAAGCAAGTCGCGCATCCTAATCTCCGTCTTCCGACGTTAGCGATTGAGCTGGATTCCGTGCGGGAGCTTGGTGCGCTAACGCCAAATGGAGCGTTCATCTTCGTCTACCCTTGGATCGAAAGATCCCTTCGAGAGCACATGGACAACGGTTGCCTTGCCCCGAGTGCGGTGCTGGAGCTGGGAGCCGCCCTGGCTAGCGGCCTCGATGCCCTTCACGGATGCAAGCCTCCCTATCTACACCGCGATGTTAAGCCGGAGAACGTCCTGGTCCCTGAAGCTGGCTACTCTCAGGCGGTCCTAAGTGATTTTGGTATCCTGAGGCGGTCGGGAGACGAGAACACAACCGCTCTCTTCAGAGGCACGCAGCGGTACATGCCACCTGAACAGTTCAAGGGCATCGAGGCGCAGGGTGTCGAGTTAGACGTCTACTCCCTCGCCCTCGTTCTCTGGGAAGCGTTGACGGGAGAGGTGCCCCTGTTTGACCCGCAACTCGACGCATTCGACCTGCTACAGCTTCGCTCGGACCCGCCCGAACTCCCGGCCCTGCGGGTGGACGGGCGCGATTGCGAATTCATGGCTGACGTATTCGAGTCGGCGCTTGCTCCGGACCCCGCCGAACGCCCCGGGTCGGCGGGAGAGCTGATAGTGCTTCTAAGGGAAGCTGCCAGTCGGGACGGGTTGCATGCACTCACCGACGACGGCTCCGGCTTCTCACTACCCGACCGATGGGAGTCCGAGGACAACAGGGCTAGCGGGGGTGCTTTCTGGGTAGAGGCGAGTTCAGAAGAGGAGAGTGAGCTCCGTAGACTCACTCCCGGAATTGAATGGAAGTACTCTCGCAAGCGCAGTGCGTGGTATACGATGGACAAGTCAACTGCACTTCGAACACCCGACATCTCACTGCGCCTCTCTGCGCCGACGAGGCCGCCGGCAACTCGAAAGATCCCAGATGGAGCGGTTCCGTTCCTGAAGCCGGTTCGCCCCAATGACAAACTGGCGCGTATCGTCGGGCCGAGTCCGCTTCCGCGAACCGAGCTCACCACGAGACTGTGGGCCTACATCAAGAGAAAGGGCCTTCAGGACAAGAAGAACAGGCGAATGATTAACGCAGACGACGCGCTACGCGATGTCTTCGGAGGAAGGAGCCAAGTCTCCATGTTTGACATGACGAAGCTCGTGAGCCGAAATCTGATCTACGATGACGAATAG
- a CDS encoding dienelactone hydrolase family protein — translation MTRKTAHDFDQDLLILFDAYVHGGIDRRTFLDRAAKYATAGVTAAMLLEQLSPKFLEAQVIKPEDARIVQEYIEFPSPNGYGTARGYFTKPAQMAGRAPGVLVIHENRGLNPHIEDIARRLAVDGFVAFAPDALFPLGGYPGTEDAAREQFGKLDQAKTREDFVAASAFLRARPETNGKIGAVGFCYGGGMVNFLATRLGADLAAGVAFYGSSPNLEDVPNIRAPLMIQSAETDARINASWPAYEEALKAAGVKYERHLYPGTQHGFNNDTTPRYDEAAAKLAWGRTVAFFRQHVR, via the coding sequence GTGACCCGAAAGACCGCCCACGACTTCGATCAGGACCTCCTGATCCTCTTCGATGCCTACGTCCACGGTGGCATCGACCGCCGCACCTTCCTCGACCGCGCCGCCAAGTACGCCACCGCCGGCGTCACCGCCGCGATGCTGCTCGAGCAACTCAGCCCGAAGTTCCTCGAGGCGCAGGTGATCAAGCCGGAAGACGCGCGCATCGTGCAGGAGTACATCGAGTTTCCGTCGCCGAATGGGTATGGGACCGCGCGCGGCTACTTCACGAAGCCGGCGCAGATGGCGGGACGCGCGCCCGGCGTGCTCGTGATCCACGAGAACCGCGGGCTCAATCCGCATATCGAGGACATCGCGCGACGCCTGGCAGTGGACGGATTCGTGGCATTTGCGCCCGATGCGCTGTTTCCGCTCGGTGGGTATCCCGGCACAGAGGATGCGGCGCGCGAGCAGTTCGGGAAGCTCGACCAGGCGAAGACCCGCGAAGACTTCGTGGCGGCGTCCGCGTTCCTGCGTGCGCGTCCCGAGACCAACGGGAAGATCGGGGCTGTTGGCTTCTGCTACGGCGGCGGGATGGTCAACTTCCTCGCCACTCGGCTCGGGGCCGATCTCGCCGCTGGCGTGGCGTTCTATGGGTCGTCGCCGAACTTGGAGGACGTGCCCAACATCCGCGCGCCGCTGATGATCCAATCTGCCGAGACGGATGCGCGTATCAATGCGAGCTGGCCGGCCTATGAGGAGGCGCTCAAGGCGGCTGGAGTGAAGTACGAACGGCACCTGTATCCTGGCACGCAGCACGGGTTCAACAACGACACCACGCCGCGGTATGACGAGGCGGCGGCGAAGTTGGCGTGGGGGCGGACGGTGGCGTTCTTCCGGCAGCACGTGCGGTAG